CCCCATGCCGGCCAGAATCACCAGCGGCAACAGCAACAAGCGCAAACCCGGCCGCGCGACCGGCGCCGGCGCGGCACTTACTTCATCAAACGACTGCATCTGAAAAATCTCTGAAGGAAACGATGGCGCGGATTATCGGCTGGCGCAGCTATGCGATAAATGGGAGCATCCTGACAACACTTTTGCGCAACTCGCACAGCAGGAATGACGATGCACGGGCTCAACGAACTGGGATTCAAGGCGCTAAGGCTGTTTGTGGCGGTGCTCGACCACGGCAGTTTTTCCGAAGTCGCCCGCCGCGAAGGCGTGGCGCCCTCCTCGATTTCCCGACAGATTCAGTTGATGGAACAGGCGCTGAACCAGCAACTGCTTTACCGCCACACCCGCGCAGTCACGCCGACCGAAGCCGGGCGCATGCTCGGTCACCACGCGCGGCTGGTGCTGGTGCAACTGGAGGAAGCCGAACAAGCGTTGCAGGAACAGCAAAGCGAGCCCACCGGGCTGGTGCGGATCAATGCTCCAGTGGTATTCGGCCAGCGCCATCTGACGCCATGGCTGGGCCGCTTGTGTGAGCGCTATCCAAAGCTGCAACTGGATATCCAGCAGACCGATCACTACATCGACCCGCTGCAGGAAGGCGCCGACCTGCTGTTCCGCATCGGCCCGCTGCACGATTCGAGCATGCAGGCACGGATCCTCGCGCCGCACCGCTT
This genomic window from Pseudomonas kribbensis contains:
- a CDS encoding LysR family transcriptional regulator codes for the protein MHGLNELGFKALRLFVAVLDHGSFSEVARREGVAPSSISRQIQLMEQALNQQLLYRHTRAVTPTEAGRMLGHHARLVLVQLEEAEQALQEQQSEPTGLVRINAPVVFGQRHLTPWLGRLCERYPKLQLDIQQTDHYIDPLQEGADLLFRIGPLHDSSMQARILAPHRFQVAASPAYLKRFGTPQHPEDLARHQCLTYKGATGQQRWFFRQDQGEWTPYSVKGPITGNHADTLTQAAEQGLGLVMFPSWLIGEAVREGTLVPVLGDYQVSNSVEPQQIAVLWPGSRRLSVKVRTVIDFFVECFGEVPYWDRP